The bacterium BMS3Abin11 genome contains the following window.
TTATACCCGCCAATTAATGAACCCAAGGCATACAATCCTGCAGCATCACTTCTCGTTGTTATCGAGGACAAATAAGAAATGGAGGAATGTTGCCCATGATCCTTACAGAGTGCGCCCGTGAGTGAGAGCCTGTAAAAAATGGAGGACAGGAATAAGAATGATTTACTACATGTTTATGGTTTCACCTTCGTTACCTGTGATACTGCTTATGGAGAGTATAGTGAATCAAGTCATCAAAAGCGGAAGGGATAAATGAAATACACGTTTTTTGAGCCTGAAAAGGTAATCAAGACCCCGGAGTTCAAGTACATACTAACATTTCTCAGCGCGACTGGCAGAACTCAGATTGGATGGCATTACGCTATAGACTTAGCCTGGATCTATTCCCAGATCCGGAACTGGCCAACTGGCTATAAAATTCTCGATGCGGGTGGTGGTCGTGGGCCTACGCAATTCCTGCTGGCAGAGCTTGGCTTTAATGTAACCAACCTGGATCTTGCCTTGAGTGAGCCGGCAGCAAGCATACAGAAAAGATACCGGATACAATTTAAAACTGCCGATAGTAAACGGGATGCAGCTTACGGTGATCATTTGTCTAAAAATTATGCTAAGCAAAATGTGCTGCGAAAATTGAGGCGTGCTGTTAGTGGTTCCAGGTTCTACCAATACGCTACAACAAATCATTACCACCGCGTTCACGAACGTTGGCGCGTAGATAACGGAATCGTGAATGAGGTTGGGAAACTGGTTTGGATGCGGGCTAACTTGTGTAAAATACCAGAAATTTCCTCGAATTCCTTTGATGCAGTAGTCTCTCTATCTGCACTGGAACATATTCCAATCGAATTATTACCACAGGCATGGGCGGAGATCACAAGAATCTGCAAGCCTGAGGCAAAATTTGCCATCACAACATCAGCTACTGAACAGCAGGCTACCTGGTACCACAAGCCCTCGCAGGGAAATTGTTTTTCAGAGGATGATCTTAAGCGGCTCTTTGGCGCATACCCAGATGAAACTAATCTGCCGGCAAATGGGATGATAGGGAAGTATCAAGCCTGTACTTACCTCAAAGATAACCTTGCTGATTTCTATAGAAAATCAGCTGAGAATGGCATGCCACATGGAAAATGGGAACCCAGGTATTTTCCAGTAGGACTGGTGCATTAATTTATAAAATGAACGGCAAATATTTTAATCATAGATAAAATTTGAAGTGGAAATAAGTATGGACATTGATCATAACGATCCGTTAGTTCAACAATCAGCAAGTGTTAATCCATATAGACTGGCAGCAAGCTATTTTTATAGGAGACTGATGTGGGATATTAAAAAAGAATCCTGGAGGTCTCGGAGGAAATTGAAAGGCTTAAAAGACAAATATGAAGGTGAAAAAGCTGTAATACTTTGCAATGGACCTAGCCTTCTTAAAGTGGATTTTTCCTTACTAGAGGGAACATATTCATTTGGACTAAATAAAATTAACCTTCTTTTCGATAAAAACAACTACCGTCCAAGTAGTATTGTTTCGGTAAACCACCTTGTTATTGAACAAAATAAGGATTTTTTTAATGAGACGGATATTTCGCTGTTCATTGATAGCAGGGCCATAAAACATATAAAGCCAGGAAATAATATTTGTTTCCTGCCGAGTACCCATCACCGTGCCTTTGCAAAAGATTGTTCGATGAATATTTATCAAGGACACACAGTGACTTTTGTAGCGTTGCAGCTGGCATTTTATATGGGATTTTCAAAAGTGGCATTAGTAGGCTGCGACCATAATTTTGCCACTAAAGGACCTGCTAACCAGGTGGTAACTTCAGGTGATAAAGATGAAAGTCATTTTGACCCATCCTACTTTTCTGGAGGGGTAAAGTGGGAACTTCCGAACCTTTTTGAAAGCGAAGTTTCATTCATGATGGCGAAGGACATGTATGAAGCGTATGGAAGGGAGATTGTAAATTCGACCACGGGTGGACAGTTAGATGTTTATAGGCGAGAAACTCTGGAATCTTTTCTTGCTAAGTAGCTGTTATGGCTTTTGCTCCTTAGTTGAGAAAAGTTTAGCTTCTCGGGAATGTATATTGCTCAACTAACTTAGTGATAGTTTCATATTTGTAAATTATTTATAGTAGTACTGACATGGATATTTTTAATCTAACAGTAGTCATCCCTGCTTTTAAGGACCATCAGCAGATTAAGTATTGTTTGCAGACATTGTATCTGGGGAATTTTACTGATTTTAATATAATTGTTGTGGACCATGGTGAATCAGATACTATTACCCAATGGGTTACCGATGATTTTCCTCAGGTAATCTGTTTGCGGGGGTCTTCCGAACTCTGGTGGACCGGTGCAACAAATATCGGTATTAAGTATGCAATTGAAATGGGCAGCAAACAGATTATGTTACTCAATCATGATTGCTATGTGCGTAGTGATACTATCGCCAATATCCTGAAATCATCAGAAAATGTACCGAATAGTATCGTAGCACCTGTACAATTTAGTCTACGAGATAAAAAAGAACTGGTTTGTGCAACAAGTTTTTTTTTACTGGGCTTCCC
Protein-coding sequences here:
- a CDS encoding methyltransferase domain protein — translated: MKYTFFEPEKVIKTPEFKYILTFLSATGRTQIGWHYAIDLAWIYSQIRNWPTGYKILDAGGGRGPTQFLLAELGFNVTNLDLALSEPAASIQKRYRIQFKTADSKRDAAYGDHLSKNYAKQNVLRKLRRAVSGSRFYQYATTNHYHRVHERWRVDNGIVNEVGKLVWMRANLCKIPEISSNSFDAVVSLSALEHIPIELLPQAWAEITRICKPEAKFAITTSATEQQATWYHKPSQGNCFSEDDLKRLFGAYPDETNLPANGMIGKYQACTYLKDNLADFYRKSAENGMPHGKWEPRYFPVGLVH